The following coding sequences lie in one Arachis ipaensis cultivar K30076 chromosome B05, Araip1.1, whole genome shotgun sequence genomic window:
- the LOC107643658 gene encoding beta-1,3-galactosyltransferase GALT1 isoform X3: MTNTVLVQGCCFIHNIIKMKKLYGGVLIASLFMLFMLMILRYGVMKNPISEAYPTIPVSLNVNGTNPLEWIKPMAPPAVRNPAVTSQVISADILVSSLFLGSNFSKEEQQALQTRNHLKHLLDHAQGLPNAVEAIKEAAGVWNSLISSVEEQRQGYANDSSRTKEKQCPHFLNNMSSPELGNGSYELQVPCGLTQGSSITVIGIPNGLLGNFRIDLTGEPLPGEPDPPIILHYNVRLHGDKITEDPVIVQNSWTAAHDWGGEERCPSPTPEKVKKVDDLEECNKIVGKNISQHYMAGMHSYTSRQSLATEEHSKQSKYFPFKQGLPFVATLRVGSEGIQMTVDGKHITSFAFRETLEPWVVNEIRISGDIKLISVLASGLPTSEDSEHIVDLESLKASPVSAQTPLDLFIGVFSTANNFKRRMAVRRTWMQYNAVRTNKSAVRFFVGLHKSQIVNEELWKEAQTYGDIQLMPFVDYYSLITWKSLAICIFGTEVVSAKFVMKTDDDAFVRVDEVLASLKRINVAHGLLYGLINSDSRPHRSTDSKWYISPEEWSEATYPSWAHGPGYVISNDIARTVYKKYRDGHLKMFKLEDVAMGIWIADMKKEGLEVRYENEGRVYNEGCKEGYVVAHYQGPRELLCLWQKLQEGKGAKCCGDR, encoded by the exons AACAATACCTGTCTCCCTTAATGTTAATGGTACTAATCCTCTAGAATGGATAAAACCTATGGCTCCTCCTGCTGTTCGCAATCCAGCTGTTACATCTCAAGTTATTTCTGCTGATATTTTAGTATCTAGCCTCTTTTTGGGGAGCAACTTTTCGAAAGAAGAGCAGCAAGCTCTGCAGACACGGAACCACTTGAAACACTTACTTGATCATGCTCAGGGTTTACCTAATGCAGTAGAAGCTATCAAGGAAGCTGCGGGTGTATGGAATAGTCTTATTTCTTCAGTTGAAGAGCAAAGACAAGGTTATGCAAATGATAGTTCTAGAACAAAAGAGAAACAGTGTCCCCATTTTCTTAACAATATGAGTTCCCCTGAACTCGGTAACGGTAGTTATGAACTGCAAGTACCCTGTGGACTGACACAGGGTTCTTCCATTACTGTAATTGGCATTCCAAATGGTCTTCTTGGCAATTTTCGGATTGACTTGACTGGAGAACCACTTCCTGGGGAGCCTGACCCCCCTATAATTTTGCACTATAATGTTAGGCTTCATGGTGACAAAATCACTGAAGATCCTGTAATTGTCCAAAACTCCTGGACAGCAGCTCATGATTGGGGAGGAGAGGAGCGTTGCCCATCACCCACTCCTGAAAAGGTTAAGAAAG TTGATGACTTGGAAGAGTGCAATAAGATTGTAGGGAAGAACATAAGCCAACATTACATGGCTGGCATGCATTCCTACACTTCAAGGCAATCTTTAGCAACAGAAGAACACTCAAAACAGAGTAAATACTTTCCTTTTAAGCAAGGTTTACCTTTTGTTGCAACTCTTCGAGTGGGATCAGAGGGAATTCAGATGACAGTTGATGGAAAGCACATAACTTCATTCGCTTTCCGTGAA ACTTTGGAGCCATGGGTTGTCAATGAGATACGAATTTCAGGGGACATCAAGTTAATTTCTGTTCTTGCCAGTGGTCTGCCCACATCAGAGGATTCAGAGCATATTGTCGATCTAGAATCACTAAAAGCAAGTCCTGTATCAGCACAGACCCCATTAGATCTCTTCATTGGTGTCTTCTCTACTGCGAACAATTTCAAGCGTCGGATGGCTGTTAGAAGAACCTGGATGCAATACAATGCAGTTCGAACAAACAAATCAGCCGTGCGCTTCTTTGTTGGTTTG CACAAGAGCCAAATAGTAAATGAAGAACTATGGAAAGAAGCACAAACCTATGGAGACATACAGCTGATGCCATTTGTTGACTACTACAGTCTTATAACCTGGAAGTCTTTAGCTATTTGCATTTTTGGG ACGGAGGTTGTTTCAGCAAAGTTTGTCATGAAGACAGACGACGATGCATTTGTTCGAGTAGATGAAGTGCTGGCATCTTTGAAAAGGATCAATGTGGCTCATGGTTTACTATATGGACTTATTAATTCAGATTCTAGACCACACCGAAGTACTGATAGCAAATGGTACATCAGCCCAGAG GAGTGGAGTGAAGCAACTTATCCTTCTTGGGCACACGGTCCTGGCTACGTTATCTCAAATGATATAGCAAGGACAGTGTACAAGAAATACAGAGATGGTCATTTAAAG ATGTTTAAACTAGAAGACGTTGCAATGGGAATATGGATTGCAGACATGAAGAAGGAAGGTCTAGAAGTTCGGTATGAGAATGAAGGCAGAGTCTATAATGAAGGTTGCAAGGAGGGTTATGTGGTTGCTCATTACCAAGGTCCTAGGGAGCTGCTATGTTTGTGGCAGAAACTTCAGGAAGGAAAAGGTGCCAAATGTTGTGGTGATAGATGA
- the LOC107643658 gene encoding beta-1,3-galactosyltransferase GALT1 isoform X1 — protein sequence MRALSLSFSLHFLPLYRENFVQGCCFIHNIIKMKKLYGGVLIASLFMLFMLMILRYGVMKNPISEAYPTIPVSLNVNGTNPLEWIKPMAPPAVRNPAVTSQVISADILVSSLFLGSNFSKEEQQALQTRNHLKHLLDHAQGLPNAVEAIKEAAGVWNSLISSVEEQRQGYANDSSRTKEKQCPHFLNNMSSPELGNGSYELQVPCGLTQGSSITVIGIPNGLLGNFRIDLTGEPLPGEPDPPIILHYNVRLHGDKITEDPVIVQNSWTAAHDWGGEERCPSPTPEKVKKVDDLEECNKIVGKNISQHYMAGMHSYTSRQSLATEEHSKQSKYFPFKQGLPFVATLRVGSEGIQMTVDGKHITSFAFRETLEPWVVNEIRISGDIKLISVLASGLPTSEDSEHIVDLESLKASPVSAQTPLDLFIGVFSTANNFKRRMAVRRTWMQYNAVRTNKSAVRFFVGLHKSQIVNEELWKEAQTYGDIQLMPFVDYYSLITWKSLAICIFGTEVVSAKFVMKTDDDAFVRVDEVLASLKRINVAHGLLYGLINSDSRPHRSTDSKWYISPEEWSEATYPSWAHGPGYVISNDIARTVYKKYRDGHLKMFKLEDVAMGIWIADMKKEGLEVRYENEGRVYNEGCKEGYVVAHYQGPRELLCLWQKLQEGKGAKCCGDR from the exons AACAATACCTGTCTCCCTTAATGTTAATGGTACTAATCCTCTAGAATGGATAAAACCTATGGCTCCTCCTGCTGTTCGCAATCCAGCTGTTACATCTCAAGTTATTTCTGCTGATATTTTAGTATCTAGCCTCTTTTTGGGGAGCAACTTTTCGAAAGAAGAGCAGCAAGCTCTGCAGACACGGAACCACTTGAAACACTTACTTGATCATGCTCAGGGTTTACCTAATGCAGTAGAAGCTATCAAGGAAGCTGCGGGTGTATGGAATAGTCTTATTTCTTCAGTTGAAGAGCAAAGACAAGGTTATGCAAATGATAGTTCTAGAACAAAAGAGAAACAGTGTCCCCATTTTCTTAACAATATGAGTTCCCCTGAACTCGGTAACGGTAGTTATGAACTGCAAGTACCCTGTGGACTGACACAGGGTTCTTCCATTACTGTAATTGGCATTCCAAATGGTCTTCTTGGCAATTTTCGGATTGACTTGACTGGAGAACCACTTCCTGGGGAGCCTGACCCCCCTATAATTTTGCACTATAATGTTAGGCTTCATGGTGACAAAATCACTGAAGATCCTGTAATTGTCCAAAACTCCTGGACAGCAGCTCATGATTGGGGAGGAGAGGAGCGTTGCCCATCACCCACTCCTGAAAAGGTTAAGAAAG TTGATGACTTGGAAGAGTGCAATAAGATTGTAGGGAAGAACATAAGCCAACATTACATGGCTGGCATGCATTCCTACACTTCAAGGCAATCTTTAGCAACAGAAGAACACTCAAAACAGAGTAAATACTTTCCTTTTAAGCAAGGTTTACCTTTTGTTGCAACTCTTCGAGTGGGATCAGAGGGAATTCAGATGACAGTTGATGGAAAGCACATAACTTCATTCGCTTTCCGTGAA ACTTTGGAGCCATGGGTTGTCAATGAGATACGAATTTCAGGGGACATCAAGTTAATTTCTGTTCTTGCCAGTGGTCTGCCCACATCAGAGGATTCAGAGCATATTGTCGATCTAGAATCACTAAAAGCAAGTCCTGTATCAGCACAGACCCCATTAGATCTCTTCATTGGTGTCTTCTCTACTGCGAACAATTTCAAGCGTCGGATGGCTGTTAGAAGAACCTGGATGCAATACAATGCAGTTCGAACAAACAAATCAGCCGTGCGCTTCTTTGTTGGTTTG CACAAGAGCCAAATAGTAAATGAAGAACTATGGAAAGAAGCACAAACCTATGGAGACATACAGCTGATGCCATTTGTTGACTACTACAGTCTTATAACCTGGAAGTCTTTAGCTATTTGCATTTTTGGG ACGGAGGTTGTTTCAGCAAAGTTTGTCATGAAGACAGACGACGATGCATTTGTTCGAGTAGATGAAGTGCTGGCATCTTTGAAAAGGATCAATGTGGCTCATGGTTTACTATATGGACTTATTAATTCAGATTCTAGACCACACCGAAGTACTGATAGCAAATGGTACATCAGCCCAGAG GAGTGGAGTGAAGCAACTTATCCTTCTTGGGCACACGGTCCTGGCTACGTTATCTCAAATGATATAGCAAGGACAGTGTACAAGAAATACAGAGATGGTCATTTAAAG ATGTTTAAACTAGAAGACGTTGCAATGGGAATATGGATTGCAGACATGAAGAAGGAAGGTCTAGAAGTTCGGTATGAGAATGAAGGCAGAGTCTATAATGAAGGTTGCAAGGAGGGTTATGTGGTTGCTCATTACCAAGGTCCTAGGGAGCTGCTATGTTTGTGGCAGAAACTTCAGGAAGGAAAAGGTGCCAAATGTTGTGGTGATAGATGA
- the LOC107643658 gene encoding beta-1,3-galactosyltransferase GALT1 isoform X2 — protein sequence MVSAYLCFTTKGCCFIHNIIKMKKLYGGVLIASLFMLFMLMILRYGVMKNPISEAYPTIPVSLNVNGTNPLEWIKPMAPPAVRNPAVTSQVISADILVSSLFLGSNFSKEEQQALQTRNHLKHLLDHAQGLPNAVEAIKEAAGVWNSLISSVEEQRQGYANDSSRTKEKQCPHFLNNMSSPELGNGSYELQVPCGLTQGSSITVIGIPNGLLGNFRIDLTGEPLPGEPDPPIILHYNVRLHGDKITEDPVIVQNSWTAAHDWGGEERCPSPTPEKVKKVDDLEECNKIVGKNISQHYMAGMHSYTSRQSLATEEHSKQSKYFPFKQGLPFVATLRVGSEGIQMTVDGKHITSFAFRETLEPWVVNEIRISGDIKLISVLASGLPTSEDSEHIVDLESLKASPVSAQTPLDLFIGVFSTANNFKRRMAVRRTWMQYNAVRTNKSAVRFFVGLHKSQIVNEELWKEAQTYGDIQLMPFVDYYSLITWKSLAICIFGTEVVSAKFVMKTDDDAFVRVDEVLASLKRINVAHGLLYGLINSDSRPHRSTDSKWYISPEEWSEATYPSWAHGPGYVISNDIARTVYKKYRDGHLKMFKLEDVAMGIWIADMKKEGLEVRYENEGRVYNEGCKEGYVVAHYQGPRELLCLWQKLQEGKGAKCCGDR from the exons AACAATACCTGTCTCCCTTAATGTTAATGGTACTAATCCTCTAGAATGGATAAAACCTATGGCTCCTCCTGCTGTTCGCAATCCAGCTGTTACATCTCAAGTTATTTCTGCTGATATTTTAGTATCTAGCCTCTTTTTGGGGAGCAACTTTTCGAAAGAAGAGCAGCAAGCTCTGCAGACACGGAACCACTTGAAACACTTACTTGATCATGCTCAGGGTTTACCTAATGCAGTAGAAGCTATCAAGGAAGCTGCGGGTGTATGGAATAGTCTTATTTCTTCAGTTGAAGAGCAAAGACAAGGTTATGCAAATGATAGTTCTAGAACAAAAGAGAAACAGTGTCCCCATTTTCTTAACAATATGAGTTCCCCTGAACTCGGTAACGGTAGTTATGAACTGCAAGTACCCTGTGGACTGACACAGGGTTCTTCCATTACTGTAATTGGCATTCCAAATGGTCTTCTTGGCAATTTTCGGATTGACTTGACTGGAGAACCACTTCCTGGGGAGCCTGACCCCCCTATAATTTTGCACTATAATGTTAGGCTTCATGGTGACAAAATCACTGAAGATCCTGTAATTGTCCAAAACTCCTGGACAGCAGCTCATGATTGGGGAGGAGAGGAGCGTTGCCCATCACCCACTCCTGAAAAGGTTAAGAAAG TTGATGACTTGGAAGAGTGCAATAAGATTGTAGGGAAGAACATAAGCCAACATTACATGGCTGGCATGCATTCCTACACTTCAAGGCAATCTTTAGCAACAGAAGAACACTCAAAACAGAGTAAATACTTTCCTTTTAAGCAAGGTTTACCTTTTGTTGCAACTCTTCGAGTGGGATCAGAGGGAATTCAGATGACAGTTGATGGAAAGCACATAACTTCATTCGCTTTCCGTGAA ACTTTGGAGCCATGGGTTGTCAATGAGATACGAATTTCAGGGGACATCAAGTTAATTTCTGTTCTTGCCAGTGGTCTGCCCACATCAGAGGATTCAGAGCATATTGTCGATCTAGAATCACTAAAAGCAAGTCCTGTATCAGCACAGACCCCATTAGATCTCTTCATTGGTGTCTTCTCTACTGCGAACAATTTCAAGCGTCGGATGGCTGTTAGAAGAACCTGGATGCAATACAATGCAGTTCGAACAAACAAATCAGCCGTGCGCTTCTTTGTTGGTTTG CACAAGAGCCAAATAGTAAATGAAGAACTATGGAAAGAAGCACAAACCTATGGAGACATACAGCTGATGCCATTTGTTGACTACTACAGTCTTATAACCTGGAAGTCTTTAGCTATTTGCATTTTTGGG ACGGAGGTTGTTTCAGCAAAGTTTGTCATGAAGACAGACGACGATGCATTTGTTCGAGTAGATGAAGTGCTGGCATCTTTGAAAAGGATCAATGTGGCTCATGGTTTACTATATGGACTTATTAATTCAGATTCTAGACCACACCGAAGTACTGATAGCAAATGGTACATCAGCCCAGAG GAGTGGAGTGAAGCAACTTATCCTTCTTGGGCACACGGTCCTGGCTACGTTATCTCAAATGATATAGCAAGGACAGTGTACAAGAAATACAGAGATGGTCATTTAAAG ATGTTTAAACTAGAAGACGTTGCAATGGGAATATGGATTGCAGACATGAAGAAGGAAGGTCTAGAAGTTCGGTATGAGAATGAAGGCAGAGTCTATAATGAAGGTTGCAAGGAGGGTTATGTGGTTGCTCATTACCAAGGTCCTAGGGAGCTGCTATGTTTGTGGCAGAAACTTCAGGAAGGAAAAGGTGCCAAATGTTGTGGTGATAGATGA
- the LOC107643659 gene encoding uncharacterized protein LOC107643659 isoform X1: MDQLNVPVLQFKNSSVFGIHPTTQFICFQTQSRSNSSRLTKKPLVVEARANARTESPKLRNRRIQKKFNGTARNPRLSVFCSDKQLYAMLVDDKNKKCLFYASTLQKSIRNPPCSTSEAAKRVGEALVKACTDLNINEISSYDRNGLYRGQRLEAFEIAISSYGFLRG; encoded by the exons ATGGATCAATTGAATGTGCCAGTGCTACAGTTCAAGAATTCTTCTGTCTTCGGAATCCATCCAACGACACAGTTTATTTGCTTCCAGACACAAAGTAGAAGTAATTCCTCAC GGTTAACTAAGAAGCCATTAGTGGTTGAAGCTAGAGCAAATGCTAGAACAGAAAGTCCAAAACTTCGGAACAGAAGGATTCAGAAAAAG TTCAATGGAACTGCTAGAAATCCAAGGCTTTCAGTATTTTGCTCAGATAAGCAATTGTATGCAATGCTTGTAGATGACAAGAATAAGAAGTGTTTGTTCTATGCAAGTACACTGCAGAAATCGATTCGAAATCCCCCATGCAGCACTTCT GAAGCTGCTAAACGTGTTGGGGAGGCACTTGTCAAAGCCTGTACAGACCTCAACATAAATGAAATATCGTCCTATGATCGCAATGGACTTTACCGTGGACAAAGGTTGGAAGCCTTTGAGATTGCCATTTCCAGTTATGGATTCTTGCGGGGATAG
- the LOC107643659 gene encoding uncharacterized protein LOC107643659 isoform X2 encodes MDQLNVPVLQFKNSSVFGIHPTTQFICFQTQSRSNSSRLTKKPLVVEARANARTESPKLRNRRIQKKFNGTARNPRLSVFCSDKQLYAMLVDDKNKKCLFYASTLQKSIRNPPCSTSVSSPPLLIDMCWKLLNVLGRHLSKPVQTST; translated from the exons ATGGATCAATTGAATGTGCCAGTGCTACAGTTCAAGAATTCTTCTGTCTTCGGAATCCATCCAACGACACAGTTTATTTGCTTCCAGACACAAAGTAGAAGTAATTCCTCAC GGTTAACTAAGAAGCCATTAGTGGTTGAAGCTAGAGCAAATGCTAGAACAGAAAGTCCAAAACTTCGGAACAGAAGGATTCAGAAAAAG TTCAATGGAACTGCTAGAAATCCAAGGCTTTCAGTATTTTGCTCAGATAAGCAATTGTATGCAATGCTTGTAGATGACAAGAATAAGAAGTGTTTGTTCTATGCAAGTACACTGCAGAAATCGATTCGAAATCCCCCATGCAGCACTTCTGTAAGTAGTCCACCACTTCTTATCGACATGTGTTG GAAGCTGCTAAACGTGTTGGGGAGGCACTTGTCAAAGCCTGTACAGACCTCAACATAA